In Thalassophryne amazonica unplaced genomic scaffold, fThaAma1.1, whole genome shotgun sequence, the genomic window tttaaatcagtgactctggtgtttctattttttatgagtgatttctgtatgtctttttttagatcagtcattgtggtgtttcttttttaaaatctgtGACTCTGGTCTTTCTATTTTTTACGAGTGatttctgtttgtcttttttcgaacagtcattgtggtgtttctttttttaaatcagtgactctggtgtttctattttttatgagtgatttctgtatgtcttatagatcagtcattgtggtgtttattttttaaatcagtgactctggtgtttctattttttatgagtgatttctgtatgtctttttttagatcagtcattgtggtgtttcttttttaattctgtgactctggtgtttctattttttatgagtgatttctgtatgcCTTTTACAGATCAgtcgtggtgttttttttttttttttaatcggtgactggtgtttctattttttaatgagtgatttctgtatgtctttttttagatcagtcattgtggtgtttcttttttaaatctgtgactctggtgtttctattttttatgAGTGATTTCTTTATGTCAATTTTAGAACAGTTattgtggtgtttctttttttaaatcagtgactctggtgtttctatttttttatgagtgatttctgtatgtcttttatagatcagtcattgtggtgtttcttttttttaaatcagtgactctggcgtttctattttttatgagtgatttctgtatgtcttttaTAGATCAGTCgtggtgtttcttttttaaatcagtgattctggtgtttctatttttttatgagtgatttctgtatgtcttttatagatcagtcattgtggtgtttcttttttaattcagtgactggtgtttctattttttatgagtgatttctgtatgtcttttatagatcagtcattgtggtgtttcgttttttaaatcagtgactctggtgtttctatttttatgagtgatttctTTACGTCTTTTTTTAGATCAGtcattgtgggttttttttttaaatcagtgactctggtgtttctttttctttctttctttctttaatatttatttcattcatttaaaagaaaaaacagaaaaacagaaacaaagcaccacaacaatagaatgaaaaggagcagaaagaagaacagtcttatgatttctgccccctcCAACAACACAATCACCCAATACCCAGCACCATAATCAACACCATTCAACAGACTACATTTCTTTAActcgtcacataccactgacccatttcataattatgaccattaattaataaattacatctctgacaggttacattccaaactcacaacactccaaacattattaacagatcacctttttttttttgacttccttgcagcccactgacttatttcacagTTTCATACTTAcctaatacatctaatttaatacgtttttttaaataatttaagcgaccttaattctttaatttctttattaagattgttacataattttacaccatttactgcaatactataactacttactcttttttcaaacatattttgaatgtttgtaggtaaagtatttttattaacttcatacattgtttgtaatattttcaaatagactaaatcataaaatttaagtaccctatacttaataaacaatggattagatggatctctaaaaccactgttactaatcacttttaaagctcttttctgcaaaataaataaaggttgtatataggttgtatatgttgatccccagatttctacacaatatgttaaatatgggacaatcaatgaattgtacaatgttaataagccataactatttaatgaatattttactttatgcaaaacagcaatggctttcgctatttttccttttatgtaatttatgtgtgacttccatgtaagatcttcagcaatcatgactcctaaaattttcatttcttttaccctttgtatatccattccatctatttgtaatgacacatttttttttcgctctatcattaaacaatataaaatttgtcttattaatatttagtgacaatctgtttatatcaaaccaatgtttaactttttccaattcTGTATTCATCACTTGtgtgtgctacttcctgtatatctgatccagagtaaaacagcgttgtatcatcagcaaataaaatactgcCAAGCACAtttgatacattcacaaaatcattgatatacaaaataaacagtttgggtccaagtaccgatccttgtggtactccataaataatgttacacaattctgatttggtattatttatctgtacaaactgttttctattttctaagtatctTTTTACCcgctgatgtgcaatacctcttattccatattgttgtaacttgtgaagcaatcttgagtggtctataacatcaaaagcctttttcagctcgataaaaatacttacaaaataatccttattatctattgttgttgatattttctctattagttccataattgccatagctgtcgaatgttttgttctaaatccatactgagcattatttaaaatatgtttctcaataaatttatccaatcttgtcacaaaaactttttccatgattttagaaaactgtggaagcagtgatactggcctataattagaaaaattatgtttgtctccatttttatataatgggactaccttagcaattttgatttcatctggaaaaattccagttgacagagacagattacaaatataagtaaatggttcaataacggtttctattatactttttacagtcatcatgtctaaatcttcatggtcagttgatcttttgcttacacagttttttttttttttacaatatttcttatttcatcttcttCTACATTATCCAGAAAAATACTACTGAccatatttacaagtgtatgtaatttatcttctattattggtttatttcccaccagacttgatcctacatttgaaaaataatcattaaacccatttgcaacttcttttatgtcatatatctctttattttccttaacaaagtaatttgaaatagttgctttcgctccatcactatcaatcacactttttataattccccatgttgccctcatattatctttactcatatttaattgttcactgtaataatcttttttttttgtttcctaattattgttaattatttatttttatattttttgtatttatgttctgattcctttgtttgcaatttaaaaaagcacctatataaatagtttttctttgcacaagcattttttattccctttgtcagccatggtttatttactcttttcttactaatttctatttacAATTTTTgtcatatgatttcatcaatattttcataaatgagttatatgctacattaacatcactgacataaacttcttcccaattttgatttttaaggtcatattttaatgcctctaaggcttttactgacttatctcttttaaagtttataacagttttttttgttgtacctattttatatttaaatattgaaaaaattggtaaatgatcgctaatatctgtcatgaagatcccattcttaataatttcatctgttctgtttgtaaatatattgtcgattaccgttgcactttgcgatgtaattctggttggttttgttatcaaggggactaaccccaaactatacattgagttCACAAAAATCACTaaatctttggcaactggagcgttctatgttaatgttaaagtccccacacataaaaagcgttttgttttgaatttgatggaataattctattattttatctgtaaatttcacaacacaagaatctggtgctctgtatacacaactgattagaatattcttagatgtttcatgtacaagttccactgttacaatttctatgacatcattcataattgtcatttcttcaacaattgtacacatcagatctgtttttatatacagagcaataccaccaccttttttatatcttctgttaacaaaatacagctcatatccctccatttgaacttcatccatgagatcatctttaagccaagattcagtgattgcaacaatactaaatctatttttaaactgatttaagtaatcttttatttgtgacattttacaatacaagcttcggctgtttatatgtatgagtgacagggtatcttctgcaattttttcactattcagctgttctaccgtataatacaaccaatcgtttttaaatcaaatatactttcatcaatattagtgtctatgtcatatattttatcatctgtttccatgtttgatcagatttttttttttgttggtccaattaccaacagacgtcatatttgattgtctattcaggtctgtatttcgtaaggtcctccatgtttttgatttgtataccgtttgttccttcttttactctaatccacaccctacaattcgagacccatgtagcaacaatgtgtttctgtttttttagtagtcttgcttccctagcaatatctgcatttttttttgttagatgctcatttatgtagacactcgttcctttcaaattctttgcctgtcttaataactcatttttatatttccTGCTTGTACATcatataacaatgttagacagtttattttttctgtctttagttggaatagtataacagtctgatatcgtgtcttgatggatgacaacacctttttgatataaaaagtttgtaacttgttccaatgattgtcgttcttcaggtggtgcatcctccccactggctctaccagaatccaccacccttgcatatgtctgatgccttgtttctaatccagatattataacatcatcttttctagtgaattgttcaagttcatctacacgttgctcaagtttcttaatgatcttgtccttctctttaaccagattttggagttctttaatctccaccatcAGCTTATCTAAATTAGACTtgtcttttgatatacggtttaatgaggtctttatctcctctatatcttcctcgagtttatctgttttcctgggtggtgccatgccgactatcgtggctcagtatggccactattgattacaaaaacaattctcacccgtagcctccaccaccacaggtctggTCGCCGCACACCGACCCTCCCCactgctaacctcgttcacagccaccctcagccacggtcgtagctaccgctagccacggatgtagccgtagGCAACCTCAGATGTAATCGTCTCCAGCCTCAGATGTCGCCGCCAGCCCCAGATGTAGCCGACGCTAGCCACGGACATAGCCGCCGCTAGCcttggatgtagccgacgccgcgggcctggataaaCCGCCTCCACTGATGCCGCAGGCCTGGATAAACTACCTCCaccgatgccgcgggcctggatgaaccacctCCGCTGGTACCGCGGGCCTGAAtgtagccgcggatgtagccgccattagcctcggatgtagccgacgctggcggcctggatgaaccgcctccgccgatgccgcgggcctggtGAACCGCCTCCGCCGATGCcgtgggcctggatgaaccgcctccgctGATGCCGCGGGCCTGGTGAACCGCCTCCGCCGATGCcgtgggcctggatgaaccgcctccgccGATGCCgcaggcctggatgaaccgcctccgccgatgccgcgggcctggatgaactgtCTCTGGGCTGTCTATCGCTGTTGGACTGTCCAGCACAGCGCAGCGCGGCTCGCTGCTGCTCATGCTGCTGCTTTGCTTTGCAATGGAGCCGTTGCGGCTTCGTTCCTGGCAATAGTATGCACTATTCCTTAGTCTTGCTGTCATCTCCTGGTGCTGCTCTCCACTGAGTATTTACAAGTCGAGTGCAAAAATTAGTTTAGTAGATTGTAAATTagtgactctggtgtttctatattttttttttttttttggaatttgtGACGGTGACGCACAGCAGTGCCTCTTGGGCCACGTGTGTGCCACTGACAGTGGGAGAGAGTCCACACGCGGGCGCGGGGAGAGCAGGGATTGTGTGTGTCACACGAGAAGCAGGAGGAGTTTTAGTCCGTGTCACGAAAACCAAACCTCTCGGACTAAAAACTACCACACTCGCCTTTCAGATCGAGCGAAACATACGCACTGGCACGTTTTCGCTTCTGCGGTTCGCTTGTGCCTTCAACACCTTCTGGGAGTTCGCGTGTTTGTTGACGTCGACCGACGAGGCGGTAATGTTGAGCTCGGTGGAGTTTGGATGCCCATTTCGCAGCTGGTAAAACTGATTTTTTGCAGAGCGAGCGATGAGTGCATGGCACAGGAGGAACGCAGCGCGCGgattctgtctgtgtttgtcctAAAGTGAAGGATGCAGGTGAAGAAGAAGCACCGGGACAGGGAGAGGAGCGCCAGAGACATCCCCGACAGAGATGGCCTCCGCGCAAAGTCCTCATGCTTCTCAAATATCAAGATATTCTTGATTTCAGAATGCGCCCTCATATTGGCACAGGGCACGGTAGGCGCGTACCTGCCGAGTGTCCTGACAACGCTGGAGCGACGGTTCAACCTGCAAAGTGCCAACGTCGGTGTGATAGCCAGCAGCTTTGAGATTGGTAACCTGGCGCTCATCCTGTTTGTCAGCTACTTCGGGGCCAAAGCACATCGGCCCCGACTGATCAGCTGCGGAGGTATTGTTATGGTTCTCGGCGCCCTTCTCTCAGCTCTGCCGGAGTTCCTGACCAATCAGTATGAGATAGggattctttttttaaatcagtgagtctggtgtttctattttttatgagtgatttcttttttcccatgtctgcatatatagtgatggtaaatgccacactggcagaaccatttatgaacattaatacgcatatatgcaatttattcttgcaagacagaaggtatgtagtgcgtgagtgaatgtggtgtgtgtgtgacctccatccgcccttcctgatcagcctacaacatcctactcaaagccaaccgacaacttctatcagtaagggccgaccaccaaaacaacatgaagacagacaagaacaagagagacaagtggtgaagacaataactgtgatgtgaggcaccgaggagacggggccccaaccatacaacataccaggaaaaacaaccacacatgaacaaacagtgacagtaacagtctgttgtctaattagtgagcatccataccctaatctaggacaccagagtgttaatccgcttaagagcacccaaaaaaaacgaattgtggtgacggctacaaacacgcaaccatccacacacagagagccagatcacagctaaatatcagaTCACTATTGTGCCTGGTGTGTTGAGCCAAgactaaagtacagaaccttaccatatgacatggaccactccggcacgtcagaagccatatgGCTGGCCGTGAGCGACGACGCCGACGGGCCCAGGACGCGGGGCCCCAGGAGAAAAAGGCAGTGGAAGGGCACATGGGGCAGgaagggcagcccccagagccaccggggcagacAACGAACCAACAGGGAAGCGGCCCGACGGCGAtgatttctgtatgtcttttttagATCAGTCAtcgtgtttctttctttttttccagtCAGTGATTCTTTATGTGTATAATGTGCAGACATTCGTCGTGTCGTTCGTAGCTGTTTGCAGGTGTGGATCAGTGAATCTTTAGAAAGTGGACTGAGGAGGACTGTGGTGAAGTTGTACTTGGCAGAAGTTCAACCTGCTTACCTTGGCTGTCCAGGACACTCTGAACCACCTCCTCCAAGCCAACCATGTAAATGAATTCGCTGTTTGCTGCTGAGGGCAGGAAATGCAGGAGAGGAGCTGGCGGTTTGGGAGGTGGGATTTCCAGCAGGGTTTTCTCCAGCTGCTTCCTCAGGGCAAGTTTGGCTGCCGCCTGGCTGCTGGCCTGGTCAGCTATGGAGCTCACTGCACCGCTGGCTGTGCTGGACATGGAGGACGGGCTGACCGCTGAGGCTCCGCCCAGGCTACCGGCGACGCCGCCGGCCCCGGCGGCAGCTGCTTGTATATGGGCCAGATTCATGTACATGGCATTAGACCCCGAGCGCTGAGGAGCTGCAATCTGTTGGCTGGTGGCCTGTGTGGAGAACAAAATCAGCTTCAGCTCAGTGGGTcatgtgacagaaaatgattttCCACCACATTCACAAGGTAACAGATATTAACACCACATCTGGTTAACTAGTAACTAGCAGCTTAGGGTTAGTTAGTTCAAGACTTCCAGCACCTTGACTGGATAAACACACCTGCTGTCTGAGGTGTTGTGGTCAGAGGACCACTCTGGCACACGGGAGACTTGAGCCTGGAGTTGATCTGTCTGTAGAACTGGTGATATAACACAGAGACGTTTCTCCAGCCACAGAAGCCCAAACTTATTCAGGGTTGTCTggatatcttggtggcttccctcaccaacaCCCAGTGTTTGAGAACGGCCTATTCTTGGCATATTTACtgattgtatttctgaatgaaaaaatgttcatgtgttcatcctctGACTGGTCCTTAGAAAGCTGCTGGTTTCTTTTTGATCTGTTTCATAAcaaagccccccgtgacccttaactggagtaagcgagtatagaaaaatggatggatggatgaagatTTGCTTGCACCTGATGCAGTCAGCTAGAAGTGAAGCAGGTTGGATGATGATTAGTACGTGGCTGGGATGTTGCCAAGGAAGACCAGGAGCTGTGTTTGCATGATTAGAGTGGCACTGATTGGATGGTACTGTTTGATTTAACAGGGCGGCATCATTCGATTTAGCAAGACGGTATGGTTAGATTTACCAGGACAGTATTGTAAGATTTAGCAGGGCGGTATAAACAGATTTAAGAGGACAGTATCATAAGATTTAGCAGGGCAGTATAAATAGATTTACCAGGACAGTATCGTAAGATTTAGAAAGGCAGTATAAATAGACTTACCAGGACAGTATCGTAAGATTTAGCAGGGCGGCATCAATAGATTTAAGAGGACAGTATCGTAAGATTTAGCAGGGCGGTATGAATAGATTTACCAGGACAGTATCGTAAGATTTAGCAGGGCGGCATCAATAAATTTACCAGGACAGTATCGTAAGATTTAGCAGGGCGGTATAAATTGATTTACCAGGACAGTATCGTAAGATTTAGCAGGGCGGTATAAATAGACTTACCAGGACAGTATCGTAAGATTTAGCAGGGCGGTATAAATAGATTTACCAGGACAGTATCGTAAGATTTAGCAGGGCGGTATAAATAGACTTACCAGGACAGTATCGTAAGATATAGCAGGGCGGTATAAATAGATTTACCAGGACAGTATCGTAAGATTTAGCAGGGCGGTATAAATAGATTTACCAGGACAGTATCATAAGATTTAGCAGGGCAGTATAAATAGATTTACCAGGACAGTATCATAAGATTTAGCAGGGCAGTATAAATAGATTTACCAGGACAGTATCGTAAGATTTAGCAGTGCGGTATAAATAGAATTAAGAGGACAGTATCATAAGATTTAGCAGGGTGGCATGAATAGATTTAAGAGGACAGTATCGTAAGATTTAGCAGGGCGGTATAAATAGATTAACCAGGACAGAATCGTAAGATTTAGCAGGGTGGCATAAATAGATTTAAGAGGACAGTATCGTAAGATTTAGCAGGGCAGTATAAATAGATTTACCTGGACAGTATCGTAAGATTTAGCAGGGCGGTATGAATAGATTTAAGAGGACAGTATCGTAAGATTTAGCAGGGCGGTATAAATAGATTTACCAGGACAGTATTGTAAGATTTAGCAGGGCGGCATGAATAGATTTACCTGGACAGTATCGTAAGATTTAGCAGGGCGGTATAAATAGATTTAAGAGGACAGTATCGTAAGATTTAGCAAGGTGGCATAAATAGATTTACCAGGACAGTATCATAAGATTTAGCAGGGCAGCATAAATAGATTTACCAGGACAGTATCATAAGATTTAGCAGGGCAGTATAAATAGATTTACCAGGACAGTATCGTAACATGTAGCAGGGTGGTATGAATAGAATTAAGAGGACAGTATCGTAAGATTTAGCAGGGCGGTATAAACAGATTTACCAGGACAATATCGTAAGATTTAGCAGGGCGTTATAAATAGATTTACCAGGACAGTATCGTAAGATTTAGCAGGGCGGTATAAATAGATTTAAGAGGACAGTATCGTAAGATTTAGCAGGGCGGTATAAATAGATTTAAGAGGACAGTATCGTAAGATTTAGCAGGGCGGTATAAATAGATTTACCAGGACAGTATCGTAACATTTAGCACGGCGGTATAAATAGACTTACCAGGACAGTATCGTAAGATTTAGCAGGGCGGCATAAATAGATTTACCAGGACAGTATCATAAGATTTAGCAGGGCAGTATAAATAGATTTACCAGGACAGTATCGTAAGATTTAGCAGTGCGGCATGAATAGATTTACCAGGACAGTATCATAAGATTTAGCAGGGCAGTATAAATAGATTTACCAGGACAGTATCATAAGATTTAGCAAGGCAGTATAAATAGATTTACCAGGACAGTATCGTAAGATTTAGCAGGGCGGCATAAATAGAATTAAGAGGACAGTATCGTAAGATTTAGCAGGGCGGCATGAATAGATTTAAGAGGACAGTATCGTAAGATTTAGCAGGGCAGTATGAATAGACTTACCAGGACAGTATCGTAAGATTTAGCAGGGCGGTATAAACAGATTTACCAGGACAGTATCGTAAGATTTAGCAGGGCAGCATGAATAGACTTACCAGGACAGTATCATGATTTAGCAGGGCGGCATAAATAGATT contains:
- the LOC117506305 gene encoding solute carrier organic anion transporter family member 3A1-like — protein: MQVKKKHRDRERSARDIPDRDGLRAKSSCFSNIKIFLISECALILAQGTVGAYLPSVLTTLERRFNLQSANVGVIASSFEIGNLALILFVSYFGAKAHRPRLISCGGIVMVLGALLSALPEFLTNQYEIGILFLNQ